The following are encoded together in the Gammaproteobacteria bacterium genome:
- the mvaD gene encoding diphosphomevalonate decarboxylase — protein sequence MKTNEMINDLLKNCNKKPVTESATCFAPVNIALIKYWGKRNTELNLPVTNSFSVTLPSKGTTTTIRLNHLNHDRYMLNNVLLSPENEFSKRLVKFCDFFRFTDALHFDIETQNNIPTAAGLASSASGFAALVLAFDKLFGWQLDQSTLSILARIGSGSACRSFWNGFVEWQKGEREDGCDSLAKPLDVGATGWSPSGQIQNPPLIANNFLSKLRIGLLIFEKDKKIISSRQAMLNTVNTSPSYKNWSTQVEQDLKDIKQAIFNQDFIRFGEISEKNALAMHATMLDSYPSTDFCTEKTREYREKIWSIRKTGIPVYFTQDAGPNLKLLFQKEMSSLIIERFSGIEIITP from the coding sequence GTGAAAACAAATGAAATGATTAATGATTTACTAAAAAATTGTAATAAAAAACCGGTTACTGAATCCGCAACGTGCTTTGCGCCGGTGAATATTGCCTTAATTAAATATTGGGGGAAACGCAATACAGAGCTCAATCTTCCTGTCACTAACAGTTTTTCTGTCACGCTACCCAGCAAAGGCACCACAACTACTATTCGTTTGAATCATTTAAACCACGATAGATACATGTTAAACAACGTTTTGCTAAGTCCAGAAAATGAATTTTCAAAACGACTTGTCAAGTTTTGTGATTTTTTTCGTTTTACTGATGCGCTACATTTTGATATTGAGACTCAGAATAATATTCCCACTGCAGCGGGACTTGCCTCCTCCGCATCTGGATTTGCAGCACTCGTTTTAGCATTCGATAAACTTTTTGGTTGGCAGCTGGATCAATCAACGCTGTCTATTTTAGCACGTATCGGCAGTGGCAGCGCATGCCGATCTTTTTGGAATGGTTTTGTAGAGTGGCAAAAAGGTGAGCGCGAAGATGGTTGTGATAGCCTAGCAAAGCCATTGGATGTAGGGGCGACCGGTTGGTCGCCCTCAGGACAAATACAAAATCCCCCTCTAATAGCAAATAATTTTCTGTCTAAACTCCGCATTGGTTTGTTAATATTCGAGAAAGACAAAAAAATCATCAGCTCACGTCAAGCCATGCTAAATACCGTGAATACTTCACCCTCTTATAAAAATTGGTCTACACAAGTAGAACAAGATCTCAAAGACATTAAGCAAGCTATTTTTAATCAAGACTTTATTCGTTTCGGCGAGATTAGCGAGAAAAACGCATTAGCTATGCACGCTACCATGCTAGATAGCTATCCCAGCACAGATTTTTGCACAGAAAAAACTCGAGAGTATAGAGAAAAAATTTGGAGTATACGAAAAACAGGTATTCCGGTGTATTTCACTCAAGATGCAGGCCCTAACCTGAAGCTTCTCTTCCAAAAAGAGATGAGCTCGTTAATCATTGAGAGGTTCTCTGGAATCGAGATAATTACCCCTTGA